A region of Thermosinus carboxydivorans Nor1 DNA encodes the following proteins:
- a CDS encoding NAD(P)-dependent malic enzyme, with protein MNVREEAMKLHREYQGKLGVTSKVPLRDKRDLSLAYTPGVAEPCKEIKINKDLSFELTCRGNLVAVVTDGTRVLGLGDIGPEAAMPVMEGKCVLFKVFGDVDAVPICLDTKDPDKIIETVKLLQPSFAGINLEDLSSPKCYDIEDRLKEQMDIPVFHDDQHGTAIAALSALIGALRFVKKDLKTAKIVVNGVGAAGSAIGRLLVNAGAENVIMVDVNGALYDGMPGLNRIQQQLARTTNKQGLRGNLAEVAQGADALIGVSAPGAFTKEIIQSMAKDPIVFAMANPVPEIMYDEAKAAGAKVAGTGRSDAPNQVNNVTVFPGVFRGALDVRARQINEEMKIAAAYAIADLISEDELREDYVVPDAFDPRVAPAVAAAVARVAMETGVARIKVDPEEVRAKTAARVKLGK; from the coding sequence ATGAATGTTCGCGAAGAAGCCATGAAACTCCACCGGGAATACCAGGGCAAACTGGGTGTGACCAGCAAGGTGCCGCTCCGCGACAAGCGCGATTTGAGCCTTGCCTATACCCCTGGCGTCGCCGAGCCATGCAAAGAGATTAAGATTAATAAAGACCTGTCGTTTGAACTGACTTGCCGGGGCAACCTGGTAGCCGTGGTTACCGACGGTACCCGTGTCCTTGGTTTGGGCGACATTGGCCCGGAAGCGGCTATGCCGGTCATGGAAGGGAAATGCGTCTTGTTTAAGGTTTTCGGCGATGTGGACGCTGTCCCAATTTGTCTGGACACCAAAGACCCAGACAAAATCATTGAAACAGTAAAACTGCTGCAGCCCAGTTTTGCCGGCATAAATTTGGAGGACCTTTCTTCGCCGAAGTGTTATGATATTGAAGATAGATTAAAAGAACAAATGGATATCCCCGTTTTTCATGACGACCAGCATGGCACGGCCATTGCCGCCTTGTCCGCGCTTATCGGGGCATTGCGCTTCGTTAAAAAAGACCTGAAGACCGCGAAAATCGTTGTTAACGGCGTAGGCGCCGCCGGCAGCGCTATCGGCCGCTTGCTTGTCAATGCTGGTGCTGAAAATGTTATTATGGTGGATGTGAATGGTGCACTGTATGACGGGATGCCAGGTTTGAACCGCATTCAGCAGCAGCTCGCCCGCACGACCAACAAACAGGGCCTGCGCGGCAATTTGGCCGAAGTGGCCCAAGGTGCTGACGCACTGATCGGCGTGTCCGCTCCCGGCGCCTTTACCAAAGAGATTATCCAAAGCATGGCGAAAGACCCGATCGTTTTTGCCATGGCTAACCCGGTGCCGGAAATTATGTATGACGAAGCCAAGGCGGCTGGCGCGAAAGTGGCCGGGACCGGCCGGTCTGACGCTCCCAACCAGGTTAACAATGTGACCGTCTTTCCCGGCGTTTTCCGCGGCGCCCTTGACGTGCGCGCTCGTCAGATTAACGAAGAAATGAAGATTGCCGCCGCCTATGCTATTGCCGACCTGATTAGCGAAGATGAGCTGCGGGAAGACTATGTGGTACCTGATGCGTTCGATCCGCGGGTAGCGCCGGCTGTTGCCGCGGCAGTGGCCCGCGTCGCGATGGAAACGGGTGTAGCCCGTATAAAAGTTGACCCCGAAGAAGTGCGGGCCAAGACGGCCGCCCGGGTTAAACTGGGGAAATAA
- a CDS encoding IS4 family transposase yields the protein MTVFEAFPLEKFLQIVASAGCDRYVKKLKTLKLLYLMLVAQFLRLDSLRDIANRLTCDKQLQKLLHLTSISASTLSRRLRNIDHRVWEQVFAEVKRQIWQQANKTGAVRQYQLNVIDSSTITLCLRKYLWADYRKTKSGIKLHQRITIHDGNSYPDSAVLTSARKADKTVMDELVVTSPDALNVFDRGYVDYAKWDDYCRKGIRFVSRLKSNAVIDVLEEKSVETNQVLAEKIVRLGNAYTTQMTHPVRLIETRDNQGNAVIIVTNELTLPAAEISDIYRMRWQIELFFKWIKQHLVVKEFFGTSQNAVYGQIWLALIGYCLLQNLQQELPKSVSLLEVLRAVQMFLYQAFNELIAALSRPPTKTNHGRQSLDAGYDQLIQIIDQLGTDWLDIVDEGMYL from the coding sequence TTGACAGTCTTTGAAGCCTTTCCTCTAGAAAAATTTTTGCAAATTGTCGCCAGTGCCGGTTGCGATCGTTATGTGAAAAAGCTCAAAACATTGAAACTATTATACTTGATGCTCGTCGCACAATTCTTAAGGCTAGATTCTTTGCGAGACATCGCCAACCGGCTTACTTGCGACAAGCAGCTGCAAAAATTGTTGCATCTTACCTCCATCAGTGCATCTACACTATCGAGGCGTCTGCGAAATATTGATCACCGTGTTTGGGAACAAGTATTTGCTGAAGTAAAGCGTCAAATCTGGCAACAAGCCAACAAGACCGGCGCTGTGCGGCAATACCAACTCAATGTTATCGACTCCAGCACGATTACTCTTTGCCTGCGAAAGTATCTATGGGCTGATTACCGTAAAACCAAAAGCGGCATTAAACTGCATCAGCGCATCACTATTCATGATGGCAATTCATACCCAGATAGCGCCGTTCTAACCTCTGCCCGCAAGGCTGATAAAACGGTCATGGATGAGCTGGTAGTCACCTCCCCCGATGCCTTAAACGTATTTGACAGAGGCTATGTTGATTATGCTAAGTGGGATGATTACTGCAGAAAAGGCATTCGGTTCGTGTCGCGTCTAAAAAGCAATGCTGTCATTGATGTTTTGGAAGAAAAAAGCGTTGAAACAAACCAGGTTTTAGCAGAGAAAATTGTGCGCTTGGGCAACGCTTATACCACCCAAATGACACATCCGGTAAGACTAATTGAAACTCGTGATAACCAAGGCAACGCTGTAATTATCGTAACCAATGAACTAACACTGCCAGCTGCAGAAATCAGCGATATTTACCGCATGCGCTGGCAAATAGAACTGTTTTTCAAGTGGATCAAACAGCACCTTGTTGTCAAAGAGTTTTTCGGAACTAGTCAAAATGCCGTATACGGGCAAATCTGGCTAGCGCTGATTGGATATTGTTTGCTGCAAAACCTGCAACAAGAATTGCCGAAAAGTGTTTCCCTGCTTGAGGTATTGCGGGCGGTACAAATGTTTTTGTACCAGGCGTTCAATGAATTAATAGCTGCTTTAAGCCGACCGCCGACGAAAACAAATCATGGCAGACAGTCGCTTGATGCTGGTTATGACCAGTTGATACAGATAATCGACCAACTAGGCACAGACTGGCTTGATATTGTAGATGAAGGGATGTATCTGTAG
- the citD gene encoding citrate lyase acyl carrier protein has translation MVQVVKTAQAGTLESSDIMVVVAPAAPGSGITIELESIVLAQYGNAIRQTIAAVVREAGVVDVYIKAVDRGALDCTIRARTLAALARAGVALREEMV, from the coding sequence ATGGTACAGGTTGTAAAGACCGCCCAGGCCGGCACGCTGGAGTCAAGCGACATCATGGTCGTCGTCGCTCCCGCTGCACCGGGCAGCGGTATTACTATTGAACTGGAAAGTATTGTCCTCGCCCAGTATGGCAACGCTATCCGCCAGACTATTGCCGCCGTGGTGCGGGAAGCGGGCGTGGTCGATGTCTATATCAAAGCCGTTGACCGTGGCGCTTTGGACTGCACCATCAGGGCACGTACACTGGCAGCGCTGGCCCGCGCGGGCGTAGCGCTGCGGGAGGAGATGGTATGA
- a CDS encoding Fe-S-containing hydro-lyase, with the protein MPEPIRITTPLTVEKARSLKAGDSVLISGIIYTARDAAHKRMVEALDRGERLPVDLQDQIIYYVGPTPAKPGYPIGSAGPTTSGRMDAYTPRMLEQGLRGMIGKGYRQSEVVEAMKKYGAVYFAATGGAAALIAKTIKKYEVVAYEDLGTEAIARLTVEDFPAIVVIDSEGRNFYLEGQKQYRKYQE; encoded by the coding sequence ATGCCTGAGCCAATTCGCATCACCACCCCGCTGACCGTAGAAAAGGCCCGCAGCCTGAAGGCCGGTGACAGTGTTTTGATCAGCGGGATCATCTATACCGCCCGCGACGCTGCCCATAAACGGATGGTGGAAGCTCTCGACCGCGGTGAACGCCTTCCGGTCGATTTGCAGGACCAAATCATCTATTATGTTGGTCCTACGCCGGCCAAACCCGGTTATCCGATCGGTTCGGCCGGCCCGACCACTAGCGGCCGCATGGACGCCTATACGCCCCGGATGCTTGAGCAGGGCCTAAGGGGCATGATTGGCAAAGGGTACCGCCAGAGCGAAGTGGTGGAAGCGATGAAGAAATACGGCGCCGTGTATTTTGCCGCTACCGGCGGCGCTGCGGCGCTCATCGCCAAGACCATTAAAAAATACGAAGTAGTAGCCTATGAAGACCTCGGAACTGAAGCGATCGCCCGCCTGACGGTTGAGGATTTTCCGGCCATCGTGGTCATTGACAGTGAAGGTCGTAACTTCTATTTGGAAGGCCAAAAGCAGTACCGGAAATATCAGGAATAA
- the cooS gene encoding anaerobic carbon-monoxide dehydrogenase catalytic subunit, whose protein sequence is MSEQYHSTQQRISIHPSVLEMYEKIHADGISNVFDRYPPQEKIRCNFCLQGNSCQLCSHGPCRISDNAGATLGVCGIDRDAMAMRALLLLNVMGSATYTHHAYQAFRTLKSTAEGKTPFEIKDVDKLKFMCSKLGIPTNTSVSEMAYKLADALIAELHHDYDEPSKMIDAFAPRYRKKVWQELAIFPAGVLYEISDATASCLTNVDGDYVSLGKKALRLGIATIYTSQIGLEMVQDILYGTPMPHEVEVDLGIMDPDYVNIVFNGHQPWTGFATMKLANEEKWKNAAKAAGAKGIKVIGSIETGQELIQRAEMSEVFGGLTGNWLHIEPLLATGTVDVFAMDENCCPPNLAPYAKKYQVTLVSVNDIVRIPDLKFAFDYKPPEAAFIAQKLIELGIDNFKHRRQKVQPTVPKYKQKAIAGFSTEAVLKALGGKLDPLVDVIAAGKIKGVVALVNCTSLKNGPQDYVTVNLAKELIKRDILIVAGGCGCHALEVAGLANLDALSLAGSGLQEVGRALGIPPVLPFGTCTDTGRISMLVTALADHLDVDVPQLPIAVTAPQWLEQKATIDGIFAVAYGAYTHLAPPPSITGAPRLVKLLTEDVEGLTGGKVAVTDDPVEAANGIETHIMKKRKALGLS, encoded by the coding sequence ATGAGCGAACAGTACCATTCCACCCAGCAGCGTATCAGTATCCATCCGTCGGTGCTGGAAATGTACGAAAAGATTCATGCTGACGGGATTAGCAACGTCTTTGACCGCTATCCACCCCAGGAAAAAATCCGCTGCAACTTCTGCCTCCAAGGTAACAGTTGCCAGCTGTGCTCGCACGGGCCGTGCCGCATTTCGGACAATGCAGGCGCCACTCTAGGCGTATGCGGCATTGACCGGGACGCGATGGCCATGCGGGCTCTGCTGCTCTTAAACGTTATGGGCAGCGCCACCTATACCCACCATGCCTATCAGGCTTTCCGCACGCTCAAATCCACCGCTGAAGGCAAAACACCCTTTGAAATCAAAGACGTAGACAAACTCAAATTCATGTGCAGCAAGTTGGGCATACCTACCAATACTTCGGTAAGCGAAATGGCCTATAAGCTGGCCGATGCGCTCATCGCCGAACTGCACCACGATTATGACGAACCCAGTAAAATGATTGACGCCTTTGCGCCCAGGTACCGCAAGAAGGTATGGCAAGAACTGGCAATATTCCCCGCCGGCGTGCTCTACGAAATTTCCGATGCCACCGCCAGCTGCCTAACCAATGTTGACGGCGACTATGTCTCCTTGGGGAAAAAAGCGCTCCGGCTCGGTATCGCCACCATTTACACTTCCCAGATCGGGCTGGAAATGGTACAAGACATCCTGTACGGCACGCCCATGCCCCATGAAGTCGAAGTTGACCTGGGCATCATGGACCCTGACTATGTCAACATCGTTTTCAACGGCCACCAGCCGTGGACCGGTTTTGCAACCATGAAACTGGCGAATGAGGAGAAATGGAAGAATGCCGCCAAGGCAGCCGGCGCCAAAGGCATCAAAGTCATCGGTTCCATCGAAACCGGCCAGGAACTCATCCAACGCGCCGAAATGAGCGAAGTCTTCGGCGGCCTGACCGGCAACTGGCTGCATATCGAGCCGCTATTGGCTACTGGCACGGTCGACGTTTTTGCCATGGACGAAAACTGCTGTCCGCCTAATCTGGCACCATATGCCAAAAAGTATCAGGTTACCCTGGTCAGCGTTAATGACATTGTCCGTATTCCTGACCTTAAATTCGCCTTTGACTACAAGCCGCCCGAAGCAGCCTTCATTGCCCAGAAGCTAATCGAACTTGGCATTGATAACTTCAAACACCGCCGGCAAAAAGTGCAGCCTACTGTGCCCAAATATAAACAGAAAGCCATTGCCGGCTTCTCGACCGAAGCAGTGCTGAAAGCGCTCGGCGGTAAACTCGATCCGCTGGTAGACGTCATCGCTGCCGGTAAAATTAAGGGTGTCGTTGCCCTCGTCAACTGCACCTCCCTTAAAAACGGCCCGCAGGACTATGTAACGGTCAACTTGGCAAAAGAATTAATCAAACGAGACATCCTGATCGTAGCCGGGGGCTGCGGCTGCCACGCACTGGAAGTAGCCGGCCTGGCCAACCTGGACGCCCTTTCCCTGGCGGGTAGCGGCTTGCAGGAAGTGGGCCGCGCCCTTGGCATCCCGCCCGTGCTGCCTTTCGGCACCTGCACCGACACAGGCCGCATCAGCATGCTTGTTACCGCACTGGCTGACCATCTCGATGTTGACGTACCCCAACTGCCCATTGCCGTTACAGCGCCGCAATGGCTGGAACAGAAGGCGACCATCGACGGTATTTTCGCCGTAGCCTATGGCGCTTATACCCACCTAGCGCCCCCGCCCAGCATTACCGGCGCGCCGCGGCTAGTTAAACTGCTGACCGAGGATGTGGAAGGCCTGACCGGCGGCAAAGTTGCCGTTACCGATGATCCGGTTGAAGCCGCCAACGGCATTGAAACCCATATCATGAAAAAGCGCAAAGCGCTTGGCCTGAGTTAA
- a CDS encoding HpcH/HpaI aldolase/citrate lyase family protein, with the protein MDLRRTMLFIPGNNPGMLQNGGVFDADAVILDLEDAVSPQEKDAARLLVAHALKYVDYAGSERVVRINPLDTFGLEDIRAIVPCGPDALLVPKVQCAADIEAAARAVALAERPGQKPVNLIALIETPRGLAEAYAIATADRRVVALALGAEDYTAAIGAQRTPEGSEILTARTLLVNAAAAAGIQAIDTPYTDANDEAGLERDTAFAKHLGFRGKLTINPRQIDIIHRVFNPSAKEIDWARRVVAAIRQAEAEGSGVASLDGKMVDAPIVNRAERILQLARLLGLREEEGQ; encoded by the coding sequence ATGGACCTGCGCAGAACGATGCTATTTATTCCCGGCAACAATCCTGGCATGTTGCAAAATGGCGGCGTCTTTGACGCCGATGCGGTCATTCTTGACTTGGAAGATGCGGTATCGCCCCAGGAGAAAGACGCGGCCCGTCTGCTGGTAGCCCATGCGCTTAAGTATGTTGATTATGCGGGCAGCGAACGGGTGGTGCGCATCAATCCGCTTGACACATTCGGGTTAGAAGACATTCGGGCGATCGTGCCCTGCGGCCCTGATGCTTTGCTGGTGCCCAAGGTGCAGTGCGCGGCCGACATTGAGGCTGCGGCCAGAGCGGTGGCGCTGGCCGAGCGGCCGGGGCAGAAACCGGTCAATTTAATTGCGCTGATTGAAACGCCCCGCGGTCTGGCCGAAGCGTATGCAATCGCCACGGCCGACAGGCGCGTTGTCGCTCTGGCGTTGGGGGCCGAGGACTATACGGCCGCCATCGGGGCGCAACGCACGCCGGAAGGTAGCGAAATTCTTACCGCTCGCACCTTGCTCGTCAACGCCGCGGCAGCTGCCGGCATCCAGGCCATAGATACCCCCTATACCGACGCGAATGATGAAGCCGGTCTGGAGCGCGATACCGCCTTTGCCAAACACCTTGGTTTTCGCGGCAAACTGACAATCAACCCCCGCCAGATCGACATCATTCACCGCGTTTTCAATCCCAGCGCTAAAGAAATTGACTGGGCTCGGCGTGTCGTGGCGGCTATCCGCCAGGCTGAGGCTGAAGGCTCGGGGGTGGCATCGCTGGACGGCAAGATGGTAGATGCCCCTATCGTCAACCGAGCCGAGCGTATTCTGCAGCTGGCCAGGCTGCTTGGGCTACGGGAGGAGGAAGGACAATGA
- the citF gene encoding citrate lyase subunit alpha — translation MINAIGREIPETINDYGPVKPFAGAFKAVPDMCRQAPRVKVVRPGEAKVLSSLEEAFHRAGVRDGMTLSFHHHFRNGDGVVNMVLATAAKLGLKNLKVALSSVFPVHAPLIEHFKSGVVTALDTNYMSGPVAQAVSRGVLAQPVILRTHGGRARAIECGELRIDVAFIAAPAADDYGNISGVLGPAACGSLGYAFPDAEYADCVVAVTDHLVEYPLAPVSIPQTRVDYVVKVDSVGDPKGIVSGTTRITKDPVGLKMAETAARVIEAAGLIKDGFAFQTGAGGATLATAHFVRQKMLRAGVTGSFVLGGITGYLVDMLEKGLFKKIIDVQGFDLEAVRSIATNPNHLEVGAGFYANPFNAGCAVNKLDAVILGATEIDTDFNVNVVTGSDGVIMGGSGGHSDAAAGAKVTIVVANLLRGRLPIIVDKVLTATTPGETIDVLVTERGVAVNPRRADLRDKLVAAGLPVKEIGELKALAEKIAGVPAKIKTGGRIVAAVEYRDGTIIDVVRQVEG, via the coding sequence ATGATCAATGCGATCGGACGGGAAATTCCCGAAACTATTAACGATTATGGCCCGGTTAAACCGTTCGCCGGCGCCTTTAAGGCCGTGCCGGATATGTGCCGCCAGGCGCCGCGGGTTAAGGTCGTGCGGCCCGGCGAGGCGAAAGTGCTGTCCAGTCTGGAAGAAGCCTTCCACCGCGCCGGCGTTCGCGACGGTATGACCTTATCTTTTCATCACCATTTCCGTAATGGGGACGGTGTCGTTAACATGGTGCTGGCGACGGCGGCGAAACTGGGACTAAAAAATCTAAAAGTAGCCCTAAGCTCCGTTTTCCCCGTTCACGCCCCCCTAATCGAGCATTTTAAGAGCGGGGTTGTAACCGCCCTCGATACTAATTACATGTCTGGGCCGGTTGCCCAAGCCGTTTCCCGTGGCGTACTGGCGCAGCCCGTTATTCTCCGGACGCATGGCGGGCGGGCTCGGGCCATTGAGTGCGGTGAGCTGAGAATTGACGTGGCCTTCATCGCTGCGCCGGCTGCCGACGACTATGGCAATATCAGCGGCGTCCTGGGGCCGGCTGCCTGCGGTTCGCTGGGCTACGCTTTCCCTGATGCCGAATATGCTGATTGTGTTGTTGCCGTTACCGACCATTTGGTGGAGTATCCACTGGCGCCGGTGTCGATTCCGCAGACACGGGTCGACTATGTGGTGAAAGTGGATAGTGTTGGCGATCCCAAGGGGATTGTGTCGGGTACGACCCGCATTACGAAAGACCCTGTTGGCCTGAAAATGGCCGAAACGGCGGCCCGCGTCATCGAAGCAGCCGGACTCATCAAAGACGGCTTTGCTTTCCAGACGGGCGCCGGGGGAGCGACGCTGGCCACGGCCCACTTCGTGCGGCAAAAGATGCTTCGGGCCGGCGTCACCGGCAGCTTTGTGCTCGGCGGTATTACCGGTTACCTTGTCGATATGCTGGAGAAGGGGCTGTTTAAAAAGATCATTGATGTGCAGGGCTTTGACCTGGAGGCCGTGCGCTCCATCGCCACTAACCCCAACCATCTCGAGGTGGGCGCCGGCTTTTATGCCAACCCCTTTAACGCTGGCTGCGCGGTGAATAAACTGGATGCCGTTATCCTAGGAGCGACCGAGATCGACACTGACTTCAACGTCAACGTTGTCACCGGTTCGGATGGGGTGATCATGGGCGGATCAGGCGGTCATAGCGATGCCGCCGCCGGCGCGAAAGTGACCATTGTTGTCGCCAACCTGCTGCGAGGGCGGTTGCCAATCATTGTCGATAAAGTGCTCACCGCCACGACGCCGGGCGAGACGATTGATGTGCTGGTAACCGAACGGGGGGTGGCCGTTAATCCGCGGCGGGCTGATTTGCGCGATAAACTTGTGGCCGCCGGCCTGCCGGTGAAGGAAATTGGCGAACTTAAGGCGCTGGCCGAAAAAATTGCTGGCGTTCCAGCAAAAATCAAGACCGGCGGGCGGATTGTCGCCGCCGTTGAATACCGTGACGGCACCATCATTGATGTGGTGCGGCAAGTGGAGGGGTGA
- the citC gene encoding [citrate (pro-3S)-lyase] ligase, with protein MLWADAELRVVNLANVREVAEVRDFLARFGLTFDETVEYTVGLYRHEQLVATGSLAGEVLRNFAVDEALQGEGLAATVVSHLMQEAARRGRYHYFVFTRPGKAHLFASLGFKEIARAEPYAALLEAGIGSIDSYCRELAQAAAALPAGPRAAVVVNCNPFTLGHKAVIAKAAQENAAVVVLVVSEDRSLFPFDVRLRLVREGLADYQNILVLPGGKYIVSAATFPGYFTRGEETVAAQTRLDATIFARYIAPALEVTVRYVGDEPYCPVTRAYNEAMAEILPQYGIAFKVMPRIAVGGTIVSASRVRELIRQDNWEEISKLVPETTYRYLVSPEAAPVIARIRSSHSRH; from the coding sequence ATGCTGTGGGCTGATGCCGAGCTAAGGGTCGTTAATTTGGCAAACGTGCGCGAAGTGGCCGAAGTGCGCGATTTTCTGGCGCGCTTTGGTTTAACCTTTGATGAAACGGTGGAATATACCGTGGGGCTATACCGGCACGAACAGCTGGTAGCAACCGGCTCGCTGGCCGGGGAAGTGCTGCGTAACTTTGCCGTTGATGAGGCGCTACAGGGCGAGGGTCTGGCGGCCACCGTCGTTAGCCATTTGATGCAGGAAGCGGCGCGGCGGGGCCGGTACCACTATTTTGTGTTCACTCGGCCCGGCAAAGCCCATTTATTCGCTTCCTTAGGCTTTAAGGAAATTGCCCGTGCTGAGCCGTATGCCGCCCTGCTCGAAGCCGGCATCGGCTCCATTGACAGTTATTGTCGGGAACTGGCCCAGGCAGCGGCTGCTTTGCCGGCAGGGCCACGCGCGGCCGTGGTGGTTAACTGCAATCCTTTTACTTTGGGACATAAGGCGGTCATTGCCAAAGCGGCCCAGGAAAATGCCGCTGTCGTTGTGCTGGTTGTGAGCGAAGACCGCTCGCTTTTCCCCTTTGATGTGCGGCTGCGGTTAGTACGGGAAGGGCTGGCTGACTACCAGAATATCCTTGTGCTGCCAGGAGGAAAATATATTGTTTCGGCAGCAACCTTTCCCGGCTACTTTACCCGCGGTGAAGAAACGGTAGCCGCCCAGACGCGCCTTGACGCCACTATTTTTGCCCGCTATATTGCCCCGGCCCTGGAGGTAACTGTCCGCTATGTGGGCGATGAGCCTTACTGTCCGGTTACCCGCGCCTATAACGAGGCTATGGCGGAAATATTGCCGCAGTATGGCATTGCCTTTAAAGTAATGCCCCGTATCGCCGTTGGCGGCACGATTGTCTCGGCGTCGCGGGTGCGTGAACTTATCCGCCAGGATAACTGGGAAGAGATTAGCAAGTTGGTGCCGGAGACTACTTATCGCTATCTGGTGTCACCGGAAGCGGCGCCGGTAATTGCGCGGATCAGAAGCAGCCATTCCCGTCATTAA
- a CDS encoding alanyl-tRNA editing protein: protein MKSLIGEQLMYASYFAPRGRNRMYILGEQLGERYLSPLDRLIGIIGDAGAGKSSLVKGMFPGLELTNDDDGVNIRPLPLLKNVDRGFFSSHTYHVDIRFETAFTQLHVLAEAVQKALAQGKRVIVEHFDLIYPLLERNADVLIGVGGEVIVVRPTVFGPFPQEIFNVVTKTLRYRKMAHTAEDLTTRVLVNDYGAILEFGHRDVHHGFVLEYPMRLDADLREVEQKVKAIIAEGLDVCYSDEGHIRIGNDIWVCSGPRTHVRNTEEIEGFRLFHEYKYDPKTKTYLIIGVVGPQSDNLDGFAGLCLAST from the coding sequence ATGAAATCGCTGATTGGCGAACAGCTCATGTATGCCAGTTATTTTGCCCCGCGGGGCCGGAACCGGATGTATATTCTGGGTGAACAACTCGGCGAACGGTATCTATCGCCTTTGGACCGGCTGATCGGGATTATCGGTGATGCCGGAGCAGGCAAGTCATCCCTGGTGAAAGGTATGTTTCCCGGCCTGGAGTTGACGAATGACGACGACGGCGTCAATATCCGGCCGTTGCCGCTCCTTAAAAACGTCGACAGAGGTTTTTTTTCCAGCCATACCTACCATGTCGACATCCGGTTTGAAACGGCGTTTACGCAGCTCCATGTTCTGGCAGAGGCGGTGCAAAAGGCCCTGGCGCAAGGAAAGCGGGTAATTGTTGAGCATTTTGACCTTATATATCCGCTCCTAGAGCGTAACGCCGACGTGCTGATCGGTGTAGGCGGCGAAGTTATTGTCGTGCGGCCTACCGTCTTTGGCCCTTTTCCCCAGGAGATTTTCAATGTGGTGACCAAAACGCTGCGTTACCGTAAAATGGCCCATACGGCGGAAGATTTGACAACCCGGGTACTGGTTAACGACTATGGTGCCATTTTAGAGTTTGGGCACCGCGACGTCCACCATGGCTTTGTGCTGGAGTACCCTATGCGACTTGATGCGGACTTACGTGAGGTAGAACAAAAAGTCAAGGCGATCATTGCCGAAGGCTTGGACGTTTGTTACAGCGACGAAGGGCATATTCGCATCGGTAACGACATATGGGTTTGTTCCGGGCCGCGGACCCATGTGCGCAACACCGAGGAGATTGAAGGCTTCCGTTTGTTCCACGAATATAAGTACGATCCGAAGACGAAAACCTATTTGATAATCGGCGTCGTCGGTCCTCAGTCCGACAACCTGGACGGTTTTGCCGGGTTGTGCTTGGCATCGACGTAA